From a single Pseudalkalibacillus hwajinpoensis genomic region:
- the atpF gene encoding F0F1 ATP synthase subunit B, producing MFNSLILGAGFAAGDILFQLVAFIVLLALLKKFAWGPLMGIMKDREQHIANEIDAAEKNRKESEAFLNEQREEMKRVRQEAKAMLENQKQMADQKGQELIEAARLESERLKEAATAEIKRERESAVASLREQVASLSVMIASKVVEKELDERAQKQLIDEYLDQAGDQK from the coding sequence GTGTTCAATAGTTTAATTCTAGGAGCAGGATTTGCTGCAGGAGATATCCTTTTCCAGCTTGTTGCTTTTATCGTACTTCTTGCACTATTAAAGAAGTTTGCCTGGGGCCCGCTCATGGGCATCATGAAAGATCGTGAGCAGCACATTGCTAACGAAATTGACGCGGCTGAAAAGAACCGTAAAGAATCTGAAGCATTTTTGAATGAGCAGCGCGAAGAAATGAAGCGTGTTCGTCAGGAAGCGAAAGCTATGCTTGAGAACCAGAAACAAATGGCTGACCAAAAAGGTCAGGAATTGATCGAAGCTGCTCGTCTTGAATCTGAGCGCCTGAAGGAAGCTGCTACAGCTGAAATCAAGCGTGAACGTGAAAGTGCAGTAGCATCTCTACGCGAACAGGTAGCATCCCTATCTGTGATGATCGCTTCAAAAGTTGTTGAAAAGGAACTTGATGAGCGTGCTCAAAAGCAGCTGATCGATGAGTACCTTGATCAGGCAGGCGATCAGAAATGA
- a CDS encoding F0F1 ATP synthase subunit delta, giving the protein MSRDLEVIAKRYAGALFDIARENDNVEQIKNELMVVKDVFHQTPDLMNVFEHPKFTTAEKKNIIQTSFGSSLSTHVMNTLLTLIERKRMAIVFDLVNQFERFAYEQQQTAAAKVYSVKPLTEEEQMKVSAVFAKRVGKTTLRIENVIDPTLIGGIKVRIGNRIFDGSISGKLKRMERELVSAKS; this is encoded by the coding sequence ATGAGTAGAGATCTTGAAGTAATCGCAAAACGTTATGCCGGTGCTCTTTTTGACATCGCTCGTGAGAACGATAACGTCGAGCAAATCAAGAATGAGCTAATGGTTGTAAAAGATGTTTTTCATCAAACGCCGGACTTAATGAATGTGTTCGAGCATCCGAAATTCACAACAGCAGAGAAGAAGAACATTATCCAAACTAGCTTTGGATCGTCTCTTTCCACTCACGTGATGAATACGCTTCTTACACTGATCGAACGAAAGCGTATGGCAATCGTATTCGATCTTGTCAATCAATTTGAAAGATTCGCTTATGAACAGCAGCAAACAGCGGCAGCGAAGGTATATTCTGTGAAGCCTCTAACAGAAGAGGAGCAGATGAAAGTCTCTGCAGTATTTGCGAAAAGAGTAGGCAAAACAACGCTTCGAATCGAGAATGTGATCGATCCTACTTTAATCGGTGGTATTAAAGTACGTATCGGCAATCGCATTTTTGATGGAAGCATTAGCGGTAAACTTAAACGCATGGAACGTGAATTAGTTTCAGCGAAGAGCTAG
- the atpE gene encoding F0F1 ATP synthase subunit C: MGLIAAAIAVGLAAVGAGIGNGLIVGRTVEGIARQPELRGTLQTTMFIGIALVEALPIIGVVIAFIVLGQ, from the coding sequence ATGGGTTTAATCGCAGCTGCAATTGCAGTAGGTTTAGCGGCAGTAGGTGCCGGTATTGGTAACGGTCTTATCGTAGGACGTACAGTAGAGGGAATCGCTCGTCAACCAGAACTTCGCGGTACACTTCAAACAACAATGTTCATCGGTATCGCACTAGTTGAGGCATTGCCGATCATCGGTGTTGTTATTGCCTTCATCGTATTGGGTCAATAA